Within Amycolatopsis sp. FDAARGOS 1241, the genomic segment CAACAACGCCGGGCCCACCAGCAGTTCGGGCAGTCCGTCGGCTTCGTCACCGGCCCCGGGTTCGTCGTCGTCCGCGACGCCGCCCTCGTCGTCGGCCGTGTCCTCGGCGCCGTCCTCCGCGCCGGGCAGCCCGTCCGGACAGCCCAGCACGCAGCCGGGCCAGCAGAGCGGGCAGCCCGGCCAGCCGGGACAGCCGGGCGACCAGCAGGCGTCCAACAAGTGGGTCACCCTGCGCGTCTACAACAACTCCCTGGTCCAGCACCTCGCCGAACAGGCCGCCAACGACTTCCGCGGCGGGGGCTGGAACGTCGCCGAGGTCGGCAACTACTCCCAGGGTGTGATCCCGCACACCACGGCCTACTTCCGCCCCGGCACCGACGAGGAAGCCGCTGCGAAACAGCTGGCCGCCGAGTTCGGCTTCGTGGCCGAGCCCCGGTTCGAAGGCATCCAGAACTCGAGCCCGGGTGTCATCGTGATCATCACGAAGGACTACCAGAGCGGCCACAAGGGCAGTTGACCGGCGAAAACAGGAGGACCCGCCGCCCTCGGGCAGCGGGTCCTCCTGTGTTTGGCCGGTCAG encodes:
- a CDS encoding LytR C-terminal domain-containing protein, with product MSFFSGLSRPMRAAGVALIGVAVIAAIIGGVTALSGGGPSANNAGPTSSSGSPSASSPAPGSSSSATPPSSSAVSSAPSSAPGSPSGQPSTQPGQQSGQPGQPGQPGDQQASNKWVTLRVYNNSLVQHLAEQAANDFRGGGWNVAEVGNYSQGVIPHTTAYFRPGTDEEAAAKQLAAEFGFVAEPRFEGIQNSSPGVIVIITKDYQSGHKGS